The DNA region TTTTATATACCCATAAGAAATACAAATATTCATATATTCTGATAACTTTCCTTTAATTTTTTTATCCTCCACAGAGCTCTACTGTCTTCTGGTGTCACAAAGCTGTAAGCTTTTCCATAATTGCCAATTCTCCCCGTCCTTCCTATACGATGTATATAGACCTCCGGATCTTCGGGTATGTGATAGTTTATAACCACACCTACACCCTTTATATCCAAACCACGAGATGCCACATCAGTAGCAACCACAATTTTTACCTTTCCTTCTTTAAACAGTCTTAAAGCATTCTCTCTCTGTTTTTGCGTCATATCTCCATGAAGAGATACTACGTTAAAGTTCTTACTTAGCAATCTTTCTGCTAGTTCCTTAGCGTCCTTGCGTGTTCTGACGAATATAATGATCCTTTCCAATATATGATCTCTTAATATCTTCTCTAACTCAGAAATCTTCTGTCCTGGAGAATTTAGCTTTATCAACCTCTCTTCTATTTTGGGCTTAAGTTCTGCATTTATGACTCTTGTAAACTTATAGTCCTTTCTAAGATGTTTCTTAGCAAGCTCCTCCACCTGCTTTGGTATGGTAGCCGAGAACATAAAGTTTTGCCTTTGCAAAGGTACATGTTTTAGTATGTATTCTACATCTTCAATAAACCCCATATCAAGCATCAGGTCCGCTTCATCAAGCACGAAGTATGAAACCCTGCTAAGGTCTAAGGCAGATCTGTTGATCAGGTCTTTAATCCTTCCGGGCGTTCCTACCACTATGTTAGGATTATTTTTTTCTAAAAACTCAATGTTTTTTGCTACAGGCGTTCCACCGTAAAACACAGAAACTTTCAGTCCCTTATACTTGGCAAGATGCTGAATTTGTTCTTTTACCTGAATTGCGAGCTCTCTTGTAGGTGTGAGTATAAGAGCCTTCAAGCTATCTTCTTTCCTAATACCCTCTATTATTGGTATTCCAAAGGCCGCAGTTTTGCCAGTTCCCGTAGCTGCTTGTCCCAGAATATCATAACCCTTGAGTGCTAAGGGTATAGCTTCTTTTTGAATAGGAGTGGGCTTTTCAAAACCTAAGTCTTTTATAGCCCTCCTTAATTGCTCACTCAATTGTGAAAAATTAAATTCCATAAAAACCTCCGCTCTTAATTATATGCCTACACATTAATAAGGCAAGTAATATATTGACCACACAATAAAACGCAAAGCCCAGAATTTCCTTTTGGAAAAAACACAACTATTAAATCTGGGATTAAATTATAATAAAACAGAAAGAGGGATAAGCAATGGTGCCAACAGAAACAGTCCAGGCTCAAGAAATAAGATTAGTAGAAATACTATACAGGGCTATGCTGTTAAAGGCATCCGATATACATATAACTGCTGGGTTTAAGCCTGCAGTAAGGGTGGATGGTAAGATAACTCCTTTGGCGGATTATCCCGTGCTTACTCCTGAGATGGCCCAGCACCTCATATATTCAATCATGTCAGAAAAGCACAGAAAACAGTTAGAGGAGAAGGGGCAGGTAGATTTTTCTTTTGGAGTAAAGGATGTGGGTAGGTTTAGGGCTAATGTTTTTTTTCAAAGAGGTTCGGTGGCCGGAGTCTTTAGAAGACTTCCAAGCAAAATAATGACAATTGAAGAAGTAGGACTACCAAATAGAGTTTTAGAACTCTGTCACAAAAGTATGGGACTAATCTTGGTAACAGGTCCAACGGGTTCGGGTAAGACTACCACATTAGCCGCACTTATCAACTATATAAACGAAACCTTTCCCTATCACATAATAACAATAGAAGACCCTATAGAATACGTATTTCGTCATAAAAAAAGCATAGTCAATCAAAGGGAAATAGGTGAAGACGTGGATAATTTTGCAGATGCTCTCAGATCGGCATTAAGAGAAGATCCAGATGTAATCCTTGTGGGAGAAATGAGAGATTTAGAAACTATAGAAACAGCTCTAAGAGCTGCAGAAACAGGGCACCTGGTTTTTGGGACCTTGCATACAAACACCGCCATTTCCACAATTACCCGTATAATAGATGTTTTTCCACCAAGCCAACAGGAACAAATCAGAATACAGTTGTCCTTTGTGTTGCAGGGTGTTATCTCCCAGAAGCTAATACCTAAGATTGGTGGGGGTCGTGTTTTGGCATATGAACTGCTCATCCCAAACACAGCCATAAGGAACTTAATAAGGGAAAACAAACTGCAGCAAGTTTATTCTTTAATGCAAAGTGGCCAAAGTGAAAGCGGCATGCAAACTATGAATCAATCTCTTTTCTCCCTTTACAAAAGAGGTCTAATAACCTTGGAAGATGCCTACAAGTACTCTCCAGATATCAAGGAACTTGAGCGTATGCTTGGTTTAAGAGGATAAACATGCCAAGGTTTAGGTACAAAGTTATAGATGAAGCAGGAAACATAATAGAACAGGAAGGAAATTATCCTAGCGAAGATGAGCTCTTGGTTGAGCTTTCTAAGGGTAATTATTCCCTAGTCCAAATAGAAAGGCTTGATAAAGGAGAAAAGAAGGTTGGAGAAAAGGAAAGTGTACGTATAAAACTACCCTTTGGTGGTGTAAGTGATAGGGACATATCCATATTCTGCAGACAGTTAGGAACTATGGTTAACGCTGGGTTAAATCTGGTAGACGCTTTAAACATTATAGCAGATCAAACGCCTAATAAAAGACTTGCATCCGCAGCAAAGGATGTAGCCACTAGGATAAATGAAGGGATGGGAGTATCGGCTGCAATGCAAAGGCACCCCAATGTTTTCCCAGAGTTTGTGGTAAACCTTGTAAAAGTGGGTGAAGAAACTGGAAATTTAGATGCTTCCCTGATTAAAGCTGCGGATTATTACGAAAAGATCGCTATGATCAAAAGCAAGATAAAGAGCGCTTCTTTTTATCCCACCTTTGTAGTTGTGGTAGCTACCTTTATAGTTTCAGGCATACTGTATTTTCTAGTTCCGACTTTTGCCGAGATTTACTCCAGCTTAGGAGGAGAACTGCCTCTGCCAACCCAGATGCTGATTGCAGCATCAAACGCCTTGAGAAACAGTCTTCCAACGGTGATAATTTCAATAGTTGCTTTTTCGCTTGTATTTAGGTATTTATACCGCAATAACTACGCTTTTAGAAAAGGTGTACATAAGCTTTCCTTAAGAGTGCCAAAGATGAATGATTTGGTTGTAAAAAGCACAATGGCTAAGTTTGCTAGAACGATGGCCGCTCTGTTTTCCGCCGGTGTAGCTTTGGAAAGGGCTTTTGAAGTAGCAGGACAGACAACGGACAACTTAGTCATAAAAGAGGCGGTAGAGCAGGCAAAAAAGGAAGTTATAGAAGGAGAACCTATGTACAGAGCCCTGGAAAAGACTGGCCTTTTCCCAAAAGTAGTCATAGCTATGATAAAGGTCGGTGAAGACACTGGCCGACTTGACGACATGCTGGAAACCATAGCCAGATTTTACGAGGATGAGTTTGATAAAACTGTGGATGGAATGATAAAGCTTATAGAACCCATGCTTATAGTGTTTATAGGTGGTGTGGTAGGTCTTATATTAATCGCACTGTATATGCCCATATTCAAGATGGGTGAGCTGATAAAGACTTAAGTAGTGTATTCTGAATTTATTCTTATGTAATCATAGGAAAGATCTGAGGAATAATAAACCCAGCTCTCTTTTCCTTCCCCCAGGTCTATTGTTATCTCTATTTCTTTGTTTTCCTCTAAGTATCTTTTTGCTCCTTCTACTGCCTTTGGATGGGCCTTTCCGTCATATACCAAATGATTGCCTATATAAACCTTCATTTTAAACTGGTCTATGGGAAAGGGAGTAGAGCCTGCAGCCGCCACGATCCTTCCCCAATTTGGGTCTTTTCCAAAGATAGCAGTCTTAACGAGATTGGATGTTGCCACTTTCTCAGCTATAGCCTTAGCCTTTATGCTCAAGGATGCATTTTTTACAATGACCTTTATTATCTTGGTTGCACCCTCTCCATCTTCCACTATCTTTTTTGCCAAGTTTAACGAAACTTCTTCTACTGCTTGTCTTACATTCTCCAAATCTTCTTTTAAGACTCCAAGGCTTATTAAGCCAAAGCTATCGTTGGTGCTGGTGCAAGCATCTACGGTTATAGAGTTAAATGTCTTTTCGTTTATTTCTCTGTGAAGTTCCGTAAGCGTTAAACTGTCAATGTCTGCATTAGTAAATACAAAGCTAAGCATGGTAGCCATATTAGGGTGTATCATACCTGCACCCTTCGCAAAACCAAAAACCTCTAAGCTACCTTTTTTTACAAAATCATACTTAGGGAATCTGTCCGTTGTAGAGATAACCTGGCTCGCCCTTTTTAAATCCAAAGGCTCCAATATTTTACAAGCAGATGTTATTCCCTTTAACACATCTTCAATAGGAAGAGGCTTGCCTATAACCCCTGTGGAAAAAACAAGAACCTCCTTATGGTCAATGTCCAAATGCTTTGCCACCTCTCTTGCCATCATTTCTGCATGCATTATACCTTCCTGACCTACTCCGCAGTTAGCATTTCCACTGTTTATAACCATAGCTCTTATTCTATCTGTTCCTCTAAGCACCTTTTCTGAGTACAAAACGCTGGCGGACTTAAAATGGTTGCTCGTAAATAAAAAGGAAGCATTACAGGACTGAGGAAGGAGGATAACGAGTATGTCTGGCTCTCCACTTTTCTTCAAACCTGCTTTACCTAATCCCATAAGAATATCCATGGGATAGATTATAACCTCAATGGAAACCTGTCCTAAGTGTGGAAGACTTTTAGAGATAATAGAATGCTGTGGGGGTGGTATATTTCTATGCGAAGCTTGCAAAGAATACTTTTACCCAGGGGAGCTTATAAATATTCAAACTCTCTCTGAGGAGGTCTCAGAAGAAGATCACGGGCCACCTGCTCAGGTGGAATGTTTTCAACCACAACCTGATAAACAGCCCAAGATATAGGAGCGTATATTTTTAGCTCTTCCGTTAGTTTTTTTACAGCTTTAACTGTTTCTTTGCCCTCCACAACCTGCCCTATGCGAGCTTCTGCCTCTTCTACACTCAATCCTTGCCCTAACAAAAAGCCAAAGGTTCTGTTTCTGGATTTAGAAGAAGTGGAAGTTAGCACTAAATCTCCCAAACCAGAAAGCCCGTAAAAGGTTTCCTTTTTACCCCCCAAAGAAGATCCTATTCTAACTATCTCCGCCAAACCGCGGGTTATCAAAGAAGCCCTAGCATTGTCTCCAAAACCGAGACCGTCCGATATACCACACGCAATAGCTATCACATTCTTTAAAGCACCACCTAACTCAACACCCACTGTATCTTCAGAAAGATAAACTCTGAAAGTTTCAGAATGGAATACACCTCTTAATTCCTTTAAAGTATCCAAGTCTTTTCCCGCAAGCACCACTGCACAAGGAAGCCCCTTTGCCACCTCTTCCGCAAAGGATGGGCCAGACAGAACGAAGGTCTTGCAGTCTCGGCAGAGCTCTTGAACTATCTGAGAAACTCTTTTGGAAGTCCCCACCTCCAATCCTTTGGAGGCAGATACTACCACCTTTCCTCTAAGGTTTGGCTTTTCCAGCACCCCCCTTATTACTTGCACTGGAAGGGCTATCACTATAAGATCAGAAAATTCTATGGCTTCATCCAATACGTTGGTGGCTCTTGGATTTTTCGCAAACTCCATCCCCCAGTATGCATCCTTACCCTTTCTTAAGCTTTCAACCACAGCCGAATTTCTATCAAAGAAAATTATCTCAAAGCCTTTTTTTGAAAGATGCAGTCCAAGAGCTGTTCCCCACCGCCCACCACCTAAAATAGTTAGCTTACCCATTGTCCTCCACGTCTACCAGTATTAATCTCCTTGGATTTCTTAAGTCTATTTGATATGCCACTTTTCCTTCTATACGACCTTTTTTGAGAATCTTTCTTTTTAGATCTTTGTCCCAGCACAGAAAGAGATTGTATTTATCTGACCTTAGCTCAAGTTTGTTCTCATCGCAACTGATCGGCACGAGTCTAACATCACACATAAAGGTAGGCGCTGGGAAACCCTCTCCAAAGGGCTCAAGCTTGTGAAGGTCTTCTATTAACCTTGAAGTTATAGACTCTGGCTGTAGAGCCATATCTATTTCAAGAGTGGGAAGGTCCTGTACATCCACAAAAACCTCTTCAACCAATTCTTTAAAGATAGGTATCTTTTCCTTCTCAATGGTTAATCCCACCGCATAAGCGTGCCCGCCCCATCTAAGGAATAGATGGGAGATCTTACTTAAACCTTCGTAAACGTTTATTCCATTGGCGCTTCTTACAGAGCCAACAGCGTGATCCCCCACAACAAAGACAGCCGCCGGCTTTTGAAACATGGAAGAAAGTCTTCCTGCCAAAATACCAGCCACGCCCCCAGCCCAACTGTCCAGAACAACCACGATAAACCTTCTGTCCTCCTGCAATAAAGCCTGCTTTAGAGCCAACTCATAAGCTTTCTGAGCTATAAGCTTTCTTCTTTGATTTATCTCCTCTATTTTCTTTGCAAAAGCCTTTGCCCTATCTTCATCTTCCGCTAAAAACAGCTTTAGAGCTATGGAAGGTCTTGATACCCTCCCAGGAGCGTTCAGCCTTGGGACTATAGAAAAGGATATGTCCCTTGAAGTTATAGCGCCGTTTATTCCCGCAGTTTCCATCAAGGCCTTTATACCGTGGGAAACTATAAGCCCTTTTTGAATGTATTCAAGACATCTTATACCATAAGACACTATTATCCTGTTTAGCACGTTCAAAGGCATAAAATCCGCCAGCGTGCCTATGGCGGGTATGTACATGTCTACCCTTGGGTCATAACTCATGTTCAACTCTTTGGATAGGACTGCTGTAAGGTAAAAGACCAAACTGGCGGAGGACAGCTCTTTAAATTCTGTTGGTAAATCTTCAATTAGCTTAGGATTCACTAAAATAGTAGTTGGTATATCTTCTCCGATATTGTGATGGTCTATAACTATAGAATCCTTACCAAATGCCTTAAGCTCCTCCACTGCCGTTGTTCCGTTATCTATGGTTATGAGTAAATCTGCGTACTTTGAAAACTTATCTACCAGCTTTTTGTTCAGGCCATAACCAGACTGCCTGCTTGGGACTATTGGAATTGCGGTAGCTCCTGCAGCTTTTAGGAACTTATAAAGCAACGCTGTCCCTGTTATACCATCCACATCGTAATCACCAAACAGAATTATCTTCTCCTTTTTTAATATGGCCCTCTTTATCCTATCCACGGCTCTACTTAGGTTGGGTATGCTGTAAGGGGGGGAAAGATTTTTTAACCTTAGGTCTAAGGCAGATTCATCCACACCTCTGTTTGCCAAAATTTGAGCTACTATGGGTCCAAGGCTATGTATTTTGTCTGCATCAGGTTTTATTAATTCGCTTAACAATACCCAACTTTTACCCGAAAGTCCTCTCATTTAAAAGCTCCTCAGACCACTTTCCTATACTGCCCGCACCCATAAAAAGCAAGACACAGTCCTTAGCATGTTCTTCCAACCATGAAAAGAGCTCTTCTTTTTCTGAAATATACATGCACTGTGCTTTCTCTGCCAGGGTCTTTGAGGATACACCAAAGACGTTCTCCTCTCCTGCTGGATATATATCCGTAACTATACAGATGTCCGCCAGTTTTAAAACCTTCACAAACTCGTCAAACAGATGGTAGGTTCTTGAGTATCTGTGTGGTTGGAAAACCAATAATGTCTTTTTTCCAGGATAAAGTTCCCTTAAGCTATCTAAAACCACCCTTATCTCCGTTGGATGATGTCCGTAGTCGTCGTAAACTACACATCCATTGAACTCTCCCTTAAATTCCAACCTTCTTTCTGCGTTCTTAAAGTGCGCCAAAGCGTCAAATATAATCCTGGGTTTTATATCCATTTCAAGACATACAGATATGCAAGCCAAAGCATTGTAGATATTATGTTTTCCCGGCACACCGAGCTTTACCTTTCCAATTGGTTTATCCTTCCACAAAACTTCAAAGGTGTAATGGCCCCATTCTTGACTTAGATTTTTAGCTCTTACCTGAGCTGGTTGATGTATGCCATATGTTATTACTCTTTTAGAAACCTTTGGAATAAGCTCCATGCTATTTGAATCATCTACGTTCATAACGCAAAAACCATAAAAGGGCACGCTGTTTGCAAACTCCAAAAAAGCCTGCTTTATCTCTTCAATATCTTTGTAAAATCCCAGGTGCTCTTTATCTATGTTAGTGATTACGGAAACGGTTGGTTTAAGCTTTAAAAAGGACCCGTCGCTCTCATCAGCTTCCGAGACAATCAAGTTATCCTTTCCAAGCTTGGCATTGCTACCAAGGCTCTTTAGAATACCTCCCACAACTACGGTAGGATCCAGCCCCCCCTCATACATAACGTGAGCTATCATAGAGGTGGTGGTGGTTTTACCGTGAGAACCACAAACCGCTATACCTTCTTTTAGGCGAAAGAGCTCCGCAAGCATCTCCCCACGAGAGATAACTGGAATACCCCTTCTTTTTGCCTCCTGTATTTCAGGGTTGTTCTCAGGGACTGCAGAGGAATATACCACCACTTGCCCATCGCCTATGTTTTCCTCCCTGTGACCTATAAAGATCTTTGCACCCATGCTTCTCAAAAGTTGGGTGTTTTTATTTTCTTTCAGGTCCGAGCCGGATACTTTATAACCCATCTGCAAAAGCACCTGAGCAATCCCGCTCATGCCTATACCGCCTATTCCCACAAAATGTAAGTTCTTTATCTTTTCTCTGAACATTGGACTTTATTTTAACAGTACAGTAAGGGAAAATTTTACTTATAATGTTAATGCTATGGCTAAGGTAAAAGGTCTAAAGTGTAGAGAGTGTGGAAAAGAGTATCCTGTAGAGCCAATACACGTTTGCGAGTTTTGCTTTGGGCCCCTGGAGGTAGTTTATGACTACGAAGAGATAAGGAAAAACCTATCCAGGGATAAAATAGAAAAGGGACCAAAAAGTCTTTGGAGATACATAGACCTTTTGCCAGTAGAAGAACCTAAGGTTGGGCTTACGGCGGGATTTACTCCTCTTAGAAAGGCGGAAAACCTCGGAAGGGTCCTTGGTCTAAAAGAGCTATACATAAAGGACGATTCGGTAAATCATCCTACCCTCTCATTCAAAGACAGGGTTGTTTCTGTGGCTCTTTCAAAGGCTGTGGAGTTTGGTTTTGATACCGCCGCATGTGCATCCACGGGTAATTTGGCAAACTCCGTGGCGGCTCACAGCGCGCAGGCCGGACTAAACTGCTTTGTTTTTATACCAGCAAACTTAGAATCTCAGAAAATATACGGAAGCCTTGTCTTTTCTCCCACAGTTGTGGCTGTGGAGGGAAACTATGACGACGTAAACAGGCTGTGTTCTGAAATAGCTAACGAACTCTACTGGGCTTTTGTAAACATAAACATAAGACCTTATTATGCGGAAGGCTCCAAAACTCTTGCCTTTGAGGTAGTGGAGCAGCTTGGATGGAGAGCTCCGGATGCGGTGGTAGCTCCAGCTGCTTCTGGCTCTCTTATCACAAAAATATGGAAAGGTCTAAAGGAGATGAAACTTGTAGGTCTGATAGATGAGGTAAAAACAAGAGTTTATGGGGCTCAAGCGGAGGGTTGCAGTCCCATAGCCCAAGCTTGGAAGGAAGGAAGGGATTATATAAAACCAGTTAAGCCAAACACCATAGCAAAGTCTATCGCAATAGGCAATCCAGCGGACGGCATATACGCTCTGCAGGTTACCAGAGAAAGCTTAGGAGATTGGGAAATAGCAACGGACCAAGAGATTATAGAAGGTATCAAGCTCTTGGCAGAAACGGAGGGAATCTTTACCGAAACTGCGGGCGGAACTACCATAGCGGTTCTAAAGAAGTTAGCTCAAAGGGGAGCCTTAAAACCAGACGAAACGGTGGTAGTCTATATCACAGGCAACGGCTATAAAACTTTGGAGGTGCTTGAAGGTCATCTAAAAGAAACCGTAAGGATAAAGCCTACCCTGGCAGACTTCAAGGAAAAGATACTCGCAAGAGTGTGAAGTTTATAATAGCCTTTGCTTTTTTCTTTGCCCTTTCTTGTAGTCAAAAGCAGACCATTCCGCCCGTAAAACTTCAGACATTAGAAGGCAAGCAGTTGTCTTTGAAGGAGTTAAAAGGGAAAAAGGTAGTCATTTACGTATGGAGTAGGACGTGTGTAGGACATGCAGGAGATTTAAAACTACTCAACGAGATCTCCAAAAATAGAAAGGACCTTTACGTTTTGTCCTATGCGGTCGCTATGGTTAAAGAGGATGTAATAAAGGCATACAAAGAGATAGGAATAAAGCCTGAGTTTATCACAGTTTTAGATCCAGAAGTTAAATTTAACGACTACTACAGAATAGTTTTTCTCCCCTCAACTTTCATTTTTGACAAAAAAGGAGTTTTTATAGGATCTTATCCTGGGCTGCCTCAGGATAAACTTTCAAGTCTGAGAAGTTCCCCTTCCAGCTCCTTTAGCTTCTCTTTTAGCTCATTAGATTCTTTGACCTCTATTTCCTTTCCTACCAAAAGCCAACCCTTCGTGAAGGGATAGGGTATTATCAGATTGTCCCAGGTGTTTAATCTTACGAACTTTTCAAACTTTACACAGGCAGGAATAATTTTTGCTTTGGTTTTCATAGCTAAAAATACAACACCTTCCTTAACTTTGTAGGCTGGTCCCTTTGGACCATCTACAGTGATAGCTACGTTTTTACCACTTTTTAAAAGCTCCATAAGCTTCAAAATTGCAGTTCTGCCTCCCTTTTCTTCTTTACCGTTTTCCGTTGAACCTCTAACAGTCTCAAAACCAAGTCTTTTTAGAATACCGTCCGCTATATCTCCGTCCCTAAACCTGCTTACCAACACCACAATACCCCTATCCATACCAAACAAAGCTAAACCCAAAGCGTTTCCGTGCCAAAGGGCATATATCTTTCCTCTATCCCTTTCAAAGTCATAGCGGTTCTGCCATCTTATAGTCCTGCCTAAGGTTCTAAGGACGATAGATATAAAAGGTAGTAAAATTAATGTTAGCTCTCTTCTGAGCTTTTTTATCATTGTTCTAATACACTCTCTATGTTATTCTTTATCCACTTTGCATCCAACCAATAGATAGGATTTACCTCATAACCATGGATAAGAATGCCAAAGTGCAGGTGATCTCCGAGAGCAAGACCTGTTTTACCCGTGTTTCCAATAATTTCTCCCTTTTTTACAAACTGACCTTCTTTTACTAAAGTGTTTGAAAGGTGTCCATAAAGACTGAAAAGACCAAGGCCGTGGTCTATTATGATCGTAGTGCCGTATATTCCAAGGTCTCCTACAAAGACTACCACTCCATCGTTTGACGCCAAAACCGAAGCCTGCTCCACAGAAGCAAAGTCATAACCCATGTGTCTGCTGTAGCTTATCTGCTTGTCCCCATAGTAGTAAAACCTCTCAATTCCATAATCTGATACTACTTTACTTTTGGGAAGTCGTATAAATTCACCATTCCAGAGTTTTGATGGCTCACTTTCTTTACATATTTGGGATATTTTCTGTATGTCTTTGTGTCTCCAATCTTCGTTGATTTTTCTGAAAGCTTCTTCAGGGCTTAAACCTCTGGCCTCTTCTCCCAAGAGGGGATATATAACCGAGTTTATAAAGTCATCAGTCAGTCTAATGTGCTCTTTTTTGAAGTATGCTTTCCTTACAGCAAGATTTAAGCTTTTGCTGGTTTTATTTCCAGCCAAGTCCTGTGCCGTCAGATTTATCTCCAGCCTTTCTCCATCTAAAGGAATGGGAACTAAAGCAAAATACTGATTTTCCTTTATTTTTATCATATCAATTTTAAGCCCATTTACATCAAGGTCTGCTTTAGATCCATCGCTTTTTACTTTTATGGCAAACGTGGAACCCTGCCTGATATCCCGGGAGTGAGATATAACCTCCAAGGATGGTGGAGTTAAGTCTACGTTCGCATCTAAAACATACTGCTTTGTCCTTAAAAAGCCAGAGTTTAGCTTTAACCTTACGGTGGCTTTTCCTTCTTTAAGCCCTATGGACTTACTGTTTATCTTTATCTCTATCCTATCCGTACCTTGGGGAAATTCTTCTTTTAACACCAAGTGAGATTTTCCCTCTTGTTCTATAACAAGCTCTGCCTTCTTTATTTTGGCACTACTCGTATTTAAAACATAGTTACCTTCCGCAGGTATTAACTTCAAGACATCCACATTTTCAACTTCAGGCCTTGTGCCAACTAACAAAAATAGTGTGTAAAAACTGATAAAAACCAAAGAAAGGATGGCTAGCCTTCTTATGAGTTTTATAAAAGACGTGCTTTTACTTTTTGGGTCTTTGTAAGTGTATGGTCTGTATCTATACCTCATCAAAGACCTCCTGAAGAGAGTATACTTTTAGCTTTTTTCCACTTTCCAAATAGCACCTTATGGCCTCAAGCATGGCATACCCTCCTCTTAGTGTAGTTGTGTATGGAATTCCCTGCTGGACTGTGGCCCTTCTGATATGGTATGCATCCGTTCTTGCCCTTCTGCCCGTGGGTGTGTTTATCACCGCCTGAACCTCCCCGTTCTTTATCATATCCACTATGTTTGGTCTTCCTTCGGATACCTTCAGCACATGCTTTACGCTAACTCCGTGCTCTTTCAAAAACTTATATGTTCCAGAGGTTGCCAGCACCTCAAAGCAAAGGTCTATAAAACCCTTTGCTAAATCAACCACTTTAGGCTTGTCTCTATCAGCTACGCTTATAAAAATTTTTCCCTCCGTTGGCAACCTACTGCCAGCTCCAAGCTGGCTTTTGTAGTAAGCCAGTCCAAACTTTTTGTCTATACCCATCACCTCGCCCGTGCTTTTCATCTCTGGTCCTAAAACTGGGTCCACCTCGGGGAACCTGTTCCAAGGAAAAACAACCTCTTTAACAGTATAGTATTCCCAGTCCTTTGGTAAAAAGTCGCTACAGTAATGGGTTTGACCTTTCTCAAGTCTTTCAAAAACCTCCGGTACTAGATCCCTTAGCTTTTTACCCACGCATACCTTAGCAGCTAATTTTGCCAGAGGATAACCTATGCTTTTGCTAACAAAGGGTACAGTTCTGGACGCTCTCGGATTAACCTCCAGTATGTAGACCTCTCCGTCCTTCACCGCAAACTGAAGGTTGATAAGCCCTCTTACCTTAAGAGCCTTAGCTATTAGCCTGGTCTTTTGTTTTATTTCTTCAACAACTTCTTCTTTAAGCGTGTAAGGCGGAATGGATGCGGCGCTATCACCTGAGTGAATGCCAGTCTCCTCTATATGTTCCATAACCGCACCTATTAAAAATTCCTCGCCGTCTCCTATAGCATCCACATCCACTTCCACGCTGTCAGATAGATATTTGTCCAAGAGTATGGGTTTCTCGTAGCTTACCTCCACCGCTTCCTCCAGGTAATCCAGTAGCTCCTCTTCTTCATAAACTATCCTCATAGCTCTACCACCAAGCACGTAGGAAGGTCTTACAAGAAGGGGATAGCCTATTTCCCTTGCAGATTTTACGGCTTCTTCTTTTGTTCTTGCTGTTTTGCTCTCCGTCTGTCTGATATTGAGCCTATTCATCAAGTCCCTGAATCTTTCCCTATCTTCCGCTATATCTACGCTTTCTGGGTCTGTGCCGAAGATGGGAATATTTAGATTTCTTAGTGGTATAGAAAGCTTAAGTGGAGTTTGCCCTCCAAACTGTATTAGAACACCGTCAGGATTTTCCTTTCTTATGACTTCCAACACATTTTCCAAAACCACAGGCTCAAAGTAGAGTTTGTCCGCAGTATCGTAATCTGTGGAAACAGTTTCTGGATTGCAGTTTATCATTATGGTTTGAATACCTTCTTCCTTTAGCGCAAAAATGGCTTGC from Thermocrinis sp. includes:
- a CDS encoding M23 family metallopeptidase, whose protein sequence is MRYRYRPYTYKDPKSKSTSFIKLIRRLAILSLVFISFYTLFLLVGTRPEVENVDVLKLIPAEGNYVLNTSSAKIKKAELVIEQEGKSHLVLKEEFPQGTDRIEIKINSKSIGLKEGKATVRLKLNSGFLRTKQYVLDANVDLTPPSLEVISHSRDIRQGSTFAIKVKSDGSKADLDVNGLKIDMIKIKENQYFALVPIPLDGERLEINLTAQDLAGNKTSKSLNLAVRKAYFKKEHIRLTDDFINSVIYPLLGEEARGLSPEEAFRKINEDWRHKDIQKISQICKESEPSKLWNGEFIRLPKSKVVSDYGIERFYYYGDKQISYSRHMGYDFASVEQASVLASNDGVVVFVGDLGIYGTTIIIDHGLGLFSLYGHLSNTLVKEGQFVKKGEIIGNTGKTGLALGDHLHFGILIHGYEVNPIYWLDAKWIKNNIESVLEQ
- the carB gene encoding carbamoyl-phosphate synthase large subunit, coding for MKVLILGSGPNRIGQGIEFDYACVQAIFALKEEGIQTIMINCNPETVSTDYDTADKLYFEPVVLENVLEVIRKENPDGVLIQFGGQTPLKLSIPLRNLNIPIFGTDPESVDIAEDRERFRDLMNRLNIRQTESKTARTKEEAVKSAREIGYPLLVRPSYVLGGRAMRIVYEEEELLDYLEEAVEVSYEKPILLDKYLSDSVEVDVDAIGDGEEFLIGAVMEHIEETGIHSGDSAASIPPYTLKEEVVEEIKQKTRLIAKALKVRGLINLQFAVKDGEVYILEVNPRASRTVPFVSKSIGYPLAKLAAKVCVGKKLRDLVPEVFERLEKGQTHYCSDFLPKDWEYYTVKEVVFPWNRFPEVDPVLGPEMKSTGEVMGIDKKFGLAYYKSQLGAGSRLPTEGKIFISVADRDKPKVVDLAKGFIDLCFEVLATSGTYKFLKEHGVSVKHVLKVSEGRPNIVDMIKNGEVQAVINTPTGRRARTDAYHIRRATVQQGIPYTTTLRGGYAMLEAIRCYLESGKKLKVYSLQEVFDEV